One segment of Streptomyces sp. NBC_00576 DNA contains the following:
- a CDS encoding Rv1733c family protein has product MAKTCRTRVRMWRWRRNSLRRRSDVIEAWVVLIAAIVAIVGGLVAGVTVAQTAEESLNRQRLERRTASAVLTEDAPGMNVARVVGEDRVWATVRWTAPDGSARTGLTQVLPDTAKGTPVTVWTDRQGRLEPKPGSPAAARFQGAWAGTLAAISAGVVVIGAAQLVRGQMDRRRMQEWADEWQRVDGRWGRATS; this is encoded by the coding sequence ATGGCGAAGACATGTCGTACGAGAGTGCGGATGTGGCGCTGGAGGCGGAATTCTCTCCGGCGGCGCAGTGACGTCATCGAAGCCTGGGTCGTGCTGATCGCCGCGATCGTCGCCATAGTGGGGGGCCTGGTCGCGGGGGTGACGGTGGCACAAACAGCGGAGGAGAGCCTGAATCGCCAGCGACTGGAGCGCCGTACCGCCTCGGCCGTACTGACCGAGGACGCGCCGGGAATGAACGTGGCGCGCGTCGTCGGCGAGGACCGTGTGTGGGCCACTGTGCGGTGGACCGCGCCGGACGGCTCTGCCCGCACCGGTCTGACCCAGGTGCTCCCCGACACCGCGAAGGGCACCCCGGTGACGGTGTGGACGGACCGGCAGGGCCGGCTTGAGCCGAAGCCCGGCAGCCCTGCGGCAGCGCGCTTCCAGGGAGCCTGGGCGGGCACTCTGGCCGCCATCAGCGCCGGCGTTGTCGTGATCGGGGCCGCACAACTCGTGCGCGGACAAATGGACCGACGGCGCATGCAGGAATGGGCCGACGAATGGCAGCGCGTCGATGGACGCTGGGGCCGGGCGACCAGTTGA
- a CDS encoding endonuclease: MVRALLDRQRRTYPAQAGIRLRNTPAPLYQTLVLAILLSAPIRADTAVSAAKALFDAGMRTPRSMVDASWQQRVDALGEGGYRRYDERTSTMLGNGAQLLLERYGGDLRLLREEPDPKKALLDIPGIGPTGADIFLRDVQGVWPELAPYIDHKALDGAGRLGLPTSPDRLSGLVPGRELPRLADALVHAALDNTLADEVLAAAGGA; this comes from the coding sequence GTGGTTCGTGCCCTGCTGGACCGGCAGCGGCGCACCTATCCGGCGCAGGCCGGCATCCGGCTGCGCAATACCCCGGCCCCGCTGTACCAGACGCTCGTACTCGCGATACTCCTCAGCGCCCCCATCAGGGCCGACACCGCGGTGTCGGCAGCCAAGGCGTTGTTCGACGCCGGAATGCGTACCCCGCGGTCCATGGTGGACGCGTCCTGGCAACAGCGCGTCGACGCACTCGGCGAGGGCGGCTACCGGCGCTACGACGAGCGGACCTCCACGATGCTGGGCAATGGAGCCCAACTGCTGCTGGAACGCTACGGCGGCGATCTGCGGCTCCTGCGCGAGGAACCCGACCCGAAGAAGGCCCTGTTGGACATACCCGGGATCGGGCCCACAGGGGCCGACATCTTCCTTCGTGACGTACAGGGCGTATGGCCGGAGCTCGCGCCGTACATCGACCACAAAGCCCTGGACGGGGCCGGCCGGCTAGGCCTGCCGACCTCACCCGACAGGTTGAGCGGCCTCGTCCCCGGCCGCGAACTGCCCCGGCTGGCGGACGCCCTGGTCCACGCGGCCCTCGACAACACACTGGCGGACGAGGTGCTCGCTGCGGCCGGGGGCGCGTGA
- a CDS encoding carbohydrate ABC transporter permease has product MATTTTTSATAESPKRSQSSAARRLNRPDSRGRSRGGQRFVLVGLVLASAYSLFPVYWLIIAATKDRTGLYQSNGLWFSGWHLWENLHQVFTYEDGIFLRWTANSFLYAGVGSLGGTLIALATGYGLARFDFPGRGVVFAAVVGSFLIPIALLTLPLYLLFSEIGLVDTPWAMLIPCLINPFSVYLAKVYTEATIPFELLEAARIDGAGELRIFFSIVLRMMTTGGATVFLLAFVNTWNAFFLPLTVLRGQENWTLNLGLYNWSGKRAESGIDLTSLVLTGALLSIVPMAIMMVAMRRYWRTGVTMGALK; this is encoded by the coding sequence ATGGCCACCACGACGACCACCAGCGCCACCGCCGAGTCCCCGAAGCGGTCCCAGTCGTCTGCCGCACGGCGCCTCAACCGCCCTGATTCCAGGGGCCGTTCGCGCGGCGGTCAACGGTTCGTCCTGGTCGGACTTGTGCTGGCCAGCGCGTACAGCCTCTTCCCCGTGTACTGGCTGATCATCGCCGCCACCAAGGACCGTACGGGGCTCTACCAGAGCAACGGGCTGTGGTTCTCGGGCTGGCATCTGTGGGAGAACCTGCATCAGGTGTTCACCTACGAGGACGGCATCTTCCTGCGCTGGACGGCCAACTCGTTCCTGTACGCCGGTGTCGGCTCCCTCGGCGGCACACTGATCGCCCTCGCGACCGGCTACGGCCTCGCCCGCTTCGACTTCCCCGGGCGCGGTGTGGTGTTCGCGGCTGTGGTGGGTTCGTTCCTCATCCCGATCGCGCTGCTCACGCTCCCCCTCTACCTGCTGTTCTCGGAGATCGGGCTCGTCGACACCCCGTGGGCGATGCTGATCCCCTGTCTGATCAACCCGTTCAGCGTGTACCTGGCCAAGGTGTACACCGAGGCGACGATCCCCTTCGAACTCCTGGAGGCGGCCCGTATCGACGGGGCCGGTGAGCTGCGGATCTTCTTCAGCATCGTGCTGCGGATGATGACGACGGGTGGCGCGACCGTCTTCCTGCTGGCCTTCGTCAACACGTGGAACGCCTTCTTCCTGCCGCTGACCGTGCTGCGCGGCCAGGAGAACTGGACGCTCAACCTGGGCCTCTACAACTGGTCCGGCAAACGCGCGGAGTCCGGCATCGACCTCACCAGCCTGGTCCTGACCGGCGCCCTTCTCTCCATCGTCCCGATGGCGATCATGATGGTCGCGATGCGCCGCTACTGGCGCACCGGCGTCACGATGGGAGCCCTCAAGTGA
- a CDS encoding dienelactone hydrolase family protein yields the protein MISQLVTVPVNETELAGDLAVPTLARAVVLFAHGSGSSRHSPRNRAVAAELRTAGLGTLLIDLLTEAEELHDRATGEHRFDITLLARRLVAAIDWLDVQPDTRGLPVALFGASTGAGAALVAAAERPSRVLTVVSRGGRPDLAGDALEAVRIPVLLIVGGEDHHVLRLNQEAARRLSGPHTLRVVPGATHLFEEPGALDLVADTARQWCDDRLKTAAG from the coding sequence ATGATCTCCCAACTGGTCACGGTGCCCGTCAACGAAACCGAACTGGCGGGCGATCTCGCCGTGCCGACGCTCGCCCGAGCGGTCGTGCTGTTCGCGCACGGCAGCGGTAGTTCCCGGCACAGCCCGCGCAACCGTGCGGTCGCCGCCGAACTGCGCACCGCAGGACTCGGCACCCTGCTGATCGACCTGCTCACCGAAGCTGAGGAGTTGCACGACAGGGCGACCGGCGAGCACCGCTTCGACATCACCCTGCTGGCTCGCCGGCTGGTCGCCGCGATCGACTGGCTCGACGTCCAGCCCGACACCCGGGGCCTTCCCGTCGCCCTGTTCGGCGCCAGCACCGGTGCCGGCGCGGCCCTGGTCGCCGCCGCCGAGCGGCCCTCCCGGGTCCTGACCGTGGTCTCGCGCGGCGGACGGCCGGATCTGGCCGGTGACGCCCTGGAGGCCGTACGGATCCCGGTCCTGCTGATCGTCGGCGGAGAGGACCACCATGTGCTGCGGCTCAACCAGGAGGCCGCCCGCAGGCTGAGCGGTCCGCACACTCTGCGTGTCGTGCCGGGCGCCACCCACCTGTTCGAGGAGCCCGGCGCGCTGGACCTGGTCGCCGACACCGCCCGGCAGTGGTGCGACGACCGTCTGAAGACCGCGGCCGGGTGA
- the polX gene encoding DNA polymerase/3'-5' exonuclease PolX codes for MARSNDEVAALFREYADLISITGGDAFKARVYEKAARAIGGHHADVGTLDVKGLQQIPGVGRSIAEKVVEYFRDGSVSAVEKLRARIPAGVRQLTAIPALGPKKALVLHEELGISSVDELADAIHAERLRDLKGFGPRTEENLLHGIELLRSSGDRVQLDVALDLAEETVAELSRVTGCLRCTYAGSLRRFRETVGDIDVLAAAKRPMPLMRAFTELPYVTEVIAHGAKKTSVRTGRGLQIDLRVVPPDSWGAALLYFTGSKAHNIRIREIAVRQGLKLSEYGLFDAESGEMIVSRTEEDVYARLGLPWIPPPLREDRGEIEAGQRGDLPDLVTESGIRGDLHTHTDLTDGLAPLEDMVRAAAERGYAYYAITDHGPDLYMQRMTDERMLAQRDQVRRLDRAYGRRGGMRLLHGVELNIAPDGGVDWPDGFLAGFDLCVASVHSHFNQDREALTRRIVRACENPYVDIIGHPTTRVLGKRPGIDADLDEIFAACARTGTALEINAHPNRLDLRDEDILRARRHGVKFAIDSDAHSTLHLAHMRYGVGTAQRGRLTKEDVINTWPHSRLRRFLER; via the coding sequence GTGGCTCGGTCCAACGACGAGGTCGCCGCGCTGTTCCGGGAGTATGCGGACCTGATCTCGATCACCGGCGGAGACGCGTTCAAGGCGCGTGTCTACGAGAAGGCTGCCCGCGCGATCGGTGGTCACCACGCCGACGTCGGCACGCTCGACGTGAAGGGCCTGCAGCAGATCCCCGGTGTCGGCAGGTCGATCGCCGAGAAGGTCGTCGAGTACTTCCGCGACGGCAGTGTGTCCGCCGTGGAGAAGCTGCGGGCGAGGATCCCCGCCGGCGTCCGGCAGCTGACGGCCATCCCCGCACTCGGTCCGAAGAAGGCCCTGGTGCTGCACGAGGAGCTGGGGATCTCCTCCGTCGACGAACTGGCCGACGCCATCCACGCCGAGCGGCTGCGCGACCTGAAGGGCTTCGGCCCCAGGACGGAGGAGAACCTCCTCCACGGCATCGAGCTGCTGCGGTCCTCCGGGGACCGCGTCCAGCTCGACGTGGCCCTCGATCTCGCCGAGGAGACCGTCGCCGAGCTGTCCCGGGTGACCGGCTGCCTGCGGTGCACTTACGCCGGGTCGCTGCGCCGCTTCCGGGAGACGGTCGGCGACATCGACGTCCTCGCCGCGGCGAAGCGGCCGATGCCCCTCATGCGGGCGTTCACCGAATTGCCCTACGTCACGGAGGTCATCGCCCACGGCGCGAAGAAGACATCGGTACGCACCGGCAGGGGGCTGCAGATCGACCTCCGGGTCGTGCCGCCCGACTCGTGGGGCGCCGCCCTGCTGTACTTCACCGGCTCCAAGGCGCACAACATCCGCATCCGTGAGATCGCCGTGCGCCAGGGGCTGAAGCTCTCCGAGTACGGGCTGTTCGACGCCGAGAGCGGGGAGATGATCGTCTCCCGGACGGAGGAGGACGTGTACGCACGGCTCGGCCTGCCCTGGATCCCGCCGCCCCTGCGCGAGGACCGCGGCGAGATCGAGGCCGGACAGCGCGGCGATCTCCCCGACCTCGTCACCGAGTCCGGCATCCGGGGCGACCTGCACACCCACACCGACCTCACCGACGGGCTCGCCCCGCTGGAGGACATGGTCCGGGCTGCGGCGGAGCGCGGCTACGCCTACTACGCGATCACCGACCACGGTCCTGACCTGTACATGCAGCGCATGACCGACGAGCGGATGCTGGCCCAGCGCGATCAGGTACGGCGGCTCGACCGCGCGTACGGCAGGCGGGGCGGCATGCGGCTGCTGCACGGTGTGGAGCTGAACATCGCCCCCGACGGCGGCGTGGACTGGCCGGACGGCTTCCTGGCCGGCTTCGACCTGTGCGTGGCCTCGGTGCACTCGCACTTCAACCAGGACCGCGAGGCGCTGACCCGACGGATCGTCCGGGCCTGCGAGAACCCGTACGTCGACATCATCGGCCACCCCACCACCCGCGTCCTCGGCAAGCGGCCGGGCATCGACGCCGACCTCGACGAGATCTTCGCCGCCTGCGCCCGCACCGGTACCGCACTGGAGATCAACGCCCATCCAAACCGGCTCGACCTGCGCGACGAGGACATCCTGCGGGCCCGGCGGCACGGCGTGAAGTTCGCGATCGACAGCGACGCCCACTCCACCCTCCACCTGGCCCACATGCGATACGGCGTGGGTACGGCACAGCGCGGCCGGCTCACCAAGGAGGACGTGATCAACACCTGGCCGCACTCCCGGTTGCGACGCTTCCTGGAGCGATAA
- a CDS encoding hydroxyacid dehydrogenase — protein MSPEPVVSTPHLPVALFAMDPVHLPELFPPALMERLLEMARIDPALVVQDFTDPGAAAALAEAEVLITGWGCPHIDADVLAAAPRLHTVLHAAGSVRSLLGDAGWERGLTVSSAVRANALPVAEYTLAAVLLAGKDAFGLRERFRRERVHPAPHEYTQVGNLGRRVGVIGASRVGRRVLELLRPFELTTTLYDPYVDAEEAKALGATSLSLTELLRTSDIVTLHAPDIPETFRMLDRDRLALIPDGGVLVNTSRGALVDHEALTAELVSGRLGAVLDVTEPEPLPAGSPLYELPNVFLTPHIAGSLGNELARLGRTVVEELALLNAGLPLAHRVRHSDLARSA, from the coding sequence ATGTCTCCCGAGCCCGTCGTGTCCACCCCCCACCTCCCGGTCGCCCTGTTCGCGATGGACCCGGTGCACCTGCCCGAACTCTTCCCGCCCGCCCTGATGGAACGGCTGCTGGAAATGGCACGGATCGATCCCGCACTGGTCGTCCAGGACTTCACCGACCCGGGGGCCGCTGCCGCGCTGGCCGAGGCGGAGGTGCTGATCACCGGCTGGGGCTGCCCGCACATCGACGCCGACGTCCTGGCCGCCGCACCCCGGCTGCACACCGTCCTGCACGCCGCGGGCAGCGTCCGCAGTCTGCTCGGCGACGCCGGCTGGGAGCGCGGGCTCACCGTCTCCAGCGCGGTCCGGGCCAACGCGCTCCCCGTGGCCGAGTACACCCTGGCCGCCGTCCTCCTCGCCGGAAAGGACGCCTTCGGCCTGCGCGAACGCTTCCGCCGCGAGCGGGTCCACCCGGCCCCCCACGAATACACACAGGTGGGCAACCTCGGCCGCCGGGTGGGCGTGATCGGCGCCTCACGGGTGGGCCGCCGGGTACTGGAACTACTCCGCCCGTTCGAACTGACGACCACGCTGTACGACCCGTACGTGGACGCCGAGGAGGCCAAGGCGCTGGGCGCGACCTCCCTCTCCCTCACGGAACTGCTGCGCACCAGCGACATCGTCACTCTGCACGCCCCGGACATCCCGGAGACGTTCCGCATGCTCGACCGCGACCGGCTCGCCCTCATCCCGGACGGCGGCGTCCTGGTCAACACCTCGCGGGGCGCCCTGGTGGACCACGAAGCGCTCACCGCGGAACTGGTCTCCGGCCGGCTCGGCGCGGTACTGGACGTGACGGAACCGGAGCCCCTGCCTGCGGGATCCCCTCTGTACGAGCTGCCCAACGTATTCCTCACGCCGCACATCGCGGGCTCCCTCGGCAACGAACTCGCCCGTCTCGGCCGGACGGTGGTGGAGGAACTGGCACTGCTCAACGCGGGGTTGCCGCTCGCGCACCGGGTGCGGCACAGCGATCTGGCGAGGAGCGCGTAG
- a CDS encoding LacI family DNA-binding transcriptional regulator: MTENGTEARKTGPRATPGKRRRNGADGDGPSTIRDVAAKAGVSVATVSRALAGSHPVSVATRARVMAAVESLHYVVNVHAKALSGGVAGPVALVMDQIIGPSFADVAAGVEQEAAARGRLSLVCTTHGDQNREHDLVQLMREQHAAAVILVGGAVLDEAYHERMADYARALDAAGSRLVLCGRPPLPGDLPVTVVEYDNRGGAFQAGDHLLTAGHRRILYLGGNPAMSTAEQRRAGYLQALRAHGVPYADELDIPGTYTRASGYDRMRAALNAGLDFTAVFAGTDMVATGVLAALREAGLDVPGDISIMGFDDVPFAADLSTSLTTLRVPYEDLGRTAVRLALDGERRAAGGDHVILGTQLVVRQSVRAPGAGRKRRGRG, translated from the coding sequence GTGACGGAGAACGGAACCGAAGCCCGGAAAACGGGCCCTCGCGCCACCCCGGGCAAGCGCAGACGAAACGGCGCCGACGGCGACGGCCCCAGCACGATCCGCGACGTCGCGGCCAAAGCGGGCGTGTCGGTGGCAACCGTTTCCAGGGCCCTGGCCGGCAGCCACCCCGTCTCCGTCGCAACCCGCGCCCGCGTCATGGCGGCGGTCGAGTCCCTCCACTACGTGGTGAACGTCCACGCCAAGGCCCTGTCCGGCGGAGTCGCCGGTCCCGTCGCCCTGGTCATGGACCAGATCATCGGCCCGTCCTTCGCCGACGTAGCGGCAGGAGTGGAGCAGGAGGCCGCGGCCCGAGGCCGACTGAGCCTGGTCTGCACCACCCACGGTGACCAGAACCGCGAGCACGATCTCGTCCAACTGATGCGGGAACAGCACGCGGCGGCCGTCATCCTCGTAGGCGGTGCGGTACTGGACGAGGCGTACCACGAACGCATGGCCGACTACGCCAGAGCGCTGGACGCCGCCGGCTCCCGCCTGGTGCTGTGCGGCCGCCCGCCCCTACCGGGCGACCTCCCGGTGACCGTCGTCGAGTACGACAACCGCGGCGGCGCCTTCCAGGCAGGCGACCACCTCCTCACGGCCGGCCACCGCCGCATCCTCTACCTCGGCGGCAACCCCGCGATGAGCACCGCCGAACAACGCCGCGCAGGCTACCTCCAGGCGCTGCGCGCCCACGGCGTCCCCTACGCCGACGAGTTGGACATCCCCGGCACCTACACCCGCGCCTCGGGCTACGACCGAATGCGGGCCGCCCTGAATGCGGGCCTGGACTTCACGGCGGTCTTCGCGGGCACGGACATGGTGGCCACGGGGGTACTGGCGGCACTGCGGGAGGCGGGGCTCGACGTCCCCGGCGACATCTCGATCATGGGCTTCGACGACGTGCCCTTCGCGGCCGACCTCTCGACGTCGTTGACGACCCTCCGGGTGCCTTACGAGGACCTGGGGCGCACGGCGGTACGGCTGGCACTGGACGGGGAACGGCGCGCCGCGGGGGGCGATCACGTGATCCTGGGGACGCAGCTGGTTGTGCGGCAGTCGGTGCGGGCGCCGGGGGCGGGACGGAAGAGGCGGGGGCGGGGGTGA
- a CDS encoding carbohydrate ABC transporter permease translates to MIRSLRWKGAAFTVPFQLGFVFLYLLPIGYAVYQSLYHSQSSGLGLGGTTDEFSGLDNYRQGLTDPKFMGSVLRVVVFACVQIPVMLLVSLVLALFLDALTAQAASRFRIMLLVPYMIPGVVAAVVWINLYSPDVGPLTPLGDLLGFDWNFFSPSMVWPSIGNLLTWHGIGYNMVIIYSALQGVPRELFEAARLDGATEWRVALSIKIPFVRGALVLTGMLSIIQMLQIFNEPALFRNITPQTVDDSFTPIMIIYNQAFNAGNYHYAAALSVLLALILGVASFLFYRLTSKETD, encoded by the coding sequence ATGATTCGTTCTCTGCGCTGGAAGGGCGCCGCCTTCACGGTGCCCTTCCAGCTCGGCTTCGTCTTCCTCTATCTGCTGCCGATCGGGTACGCCGTCTACCAGTCGCTGTACCACTCGCAGTCCTCGGGGCTGGGTCTGGGCGGCACCACCGACGAGTTCTCCGGCCTCGACAACTACCGACAGGGCCTGACGGACCCGAAGTTCATGGGTTCCGTGCTGCGCGTGGTGGTGTTCGCCTGCGTGCAGATCCCGGTCATGCTGCTGGTCAGCCTGGTCCTCGCCCTGTTCCTGGACGCGCTCACCGCACAGGCGGCGAGCCGGTTCCGGATCATGCTGCTGGTCCCGTACATGATCCCGGGGGTGGTCGCCGCGGTCGTGTGGATCAACCTCTACAGCCCCGACGTCGGCCCGCTCACCCCGCTCGGCGATCTGCTCGGCTTCGACTGGAACTTCTTCTCGCCGTCGATGGTGTGGCCGTCGATCGGCAATCTGCTGACCTGGCACGGCATCGGCTACAACATGGTGATCATCTACTCGGCGCTGCAGGGCGTGCCGCGTGAGCTCTTCGAGGCCGCGCGTCTGGACGGCGCGACCGAGTGGCGGGTCGCGCTGAGCATCAAGATCCCGTTCGTGCGGGGGGCGTTGGTGCTGACCGGGATGCTCTCGATCATCCAGATGCTGCAGATCTTCAACGAGCCCGCGCTGTTCCGGAACATCACGCCGCAGACGGTCGACGACAGCTTCACCCCGATCATGATCATCTACAACCAGGCCTTCAACGCCGGCAACTACCACTACGCCGCCGCCCTGTCGGTCCTGCTCGCCCTGATCCTCGGCGTCGCCTCCTTCCTCTTCTACCGGCTGACCTCGAAGGAGACCGACTGA
- a CDS encoding ABC transporter substrate-binding protein: protein MSVRFRRPALAGVVCALALTVSACGGSGSGSGDDASGASGPVTLDFWGWANGQEAVVKAFNASHKDVQLKYTKVTDQLTMQKQLSNAVKAENAPCLLQNTGEYVTSWVAQGALADITEYVGSSKDKFNPGSWAVGQVQGKVYGVPTASAPAFTIYRTDIFKKYGLKAPATWDEFIAAGKVLNKHGVKITNYAGEDPSTLEVLAMQAGAHWYAIDGDAWKVDFQDAGTLKAAKVIQEIIDNDLNSKLSFADYAAVQRNYDKGGTATRQISTWQMSGMVQNFTDSFGKWALSPWPTYKGEAAKTPAGTNQSGNLTLVSKQCKHPEQAAEAALWMSTDAGAVKTMASPETGSGVMPALADSDTYVPEAISEKLLGSNYQPAQQIVKDSLSTVTTDWTFGPDWTAMFSELQSQWGQVVSKKQTVTELLAHMQEWTVKDLKSRGINVKG, encoded by the coding sequence ATGTCCGTCAGATTCAGGCGCCCCGCACTCGCCGGAGTTGTCTGCGCTCTCGCGCTCACCGTCTCCGCCTGCGGCGGGTCCGGCTCCGGGTCCGGTGACGACGCTTCGGGGGCCTCCGGGCCGGTCACCCTCGACTTCTGGGGGTGGGCGAACGGTCAGGAGGCGGTCGTCAAGGCGTTCAACGCGTCGCACAAGGACGTCCAGCTGAAGTACACGAAGGTGACCGACCAGCTGACGATGCAGAAGCAGTTGAGCAACGCCGTCAAGGCCGAGAACGCTCCCTGCCTGCTGCAGAACACCGGTGAGTACGTGACGAGTTGGGTCGCGCAGGGCGCGCTGGCCGACATCACGGAGTACGTCGGGTCGAGCAAGGACAAGTTCAACCCGGGTTCGTGGGCCGTCGGCCAGGTCCAGGGCAAGGTCTATGGCGTACCCACCGCCTCGGCGCCCGCCTTCACGATCTACCGCACCGACATCTTCAAGAAGTACGGGCTCAAGGCCCCGGCGACCTGGGACGAGTTCATCGCGGCGGGCAAGGTCCTCAACAAGCACGGCGTCAAGATCACCAACTACGCCGGTGAGGACCCCAGCACCCTGGAGGTGCTGGCCATGCAGGCGGGCGCCCACTGGTACGCCATCGACGGCGACGCCTGGAAGGTGGATTTCCAGGATGCCGGCACCCTCAAGGCGGCGAAGGTGATCCAGGAGATCATCGACAACGACCTCAACTCGAAGCTGTCCTTCGCCGACTACGCGGCCGTGCAGCGCAACTACGACAAGGGCGGCACCGCGACCCGGCAGATCTCCACCTGGCAGATGTCCGGGATGGTGCAGAACTTCACCGACTCCTTCGGCAAGTGGGCGCTGTCCCCCTGGCCGACGTACAAGGGTGAGGCCGCGAAGACGCCGGCCGGGACCAACCAGAGCGGCAACCTGACGCTGGTGTCCAAGCAGTGCAAGCACCCGGAGCAGGCCGCCGAGGCGGCGCTGTGGATGTCCACCGACGCGGGCGCGGTCAAGACGATGGCGAGTCCGGAGACCGGCAGCGGGGTGATGCCGGCGCTGGCCGACAGTGACACGTACGTGCCCGAGGCGATCTCCGAGAAGCTGCTCGGCTCGAACTACCAGCCTGCCCAGCAGATCGTGAAGGACAGCCTGTCGACCGTGACGACCGACTGGACCTTCGGTCCGGACTGGACCGCGATGTTCTCCGAGCTGCAGAGCCAGTGGGGCCAGGTGGTCAGCAAGAAGCAGACGGTCACCGAACTCCTGGCGCACATGCAGGAGTGGACGGTCAAGGACCTGAAGTCCCGCGGTATCAACGTCAAGGGCTGA
- a CDS encoding phosphoribosyltransferase, with protein sequence MQFRDRRQAGRRLAEQLRIRQEKGALPDPVVLALPRGGVAVAQEVARALDAPLDVLVVRKIGAPFQEEFGVGAIAGDDEPLFNEGALDQLGLSRADLAETIERERAELHRREQLYRQGRPAPDLRGRTVIVVDDGLATGATARAAVRAVRRQAPERIVLAVPVGSPEASDLLRAEADDVVCLYRPVSFMAVGLWYEHFDQLTDQDVLTALHTGAAG encoded by the coding sequence ATGCAGTTCCGTGACCGACGGCAGGCCGGACGCAGACTGGCCGAACAGTTGCGGATCCGGCAGGAGAAGGGCGCCCTCCCGGACCCCGTCGTCCTCGCCCTCCCCCGGGGCGGTGTCGCCGTGGCCCAGGAAGTGGCCCGGGCGCTCGACGCCCCGCTCGACGTGCTCGTCGTACGCAAGATCGGCGCCCCCTTCCAGGAGGAGTTCGGCGTCGGGGCGATCGCAGGGGACGACGAGCCGCTGTTCAACGAGGGCGCCCTGGACCAGCTGGGCCTGAGCCGGGCCGACCTCGCCGAGACCATCGAGCGGGAGCGTGCCGAACTCCACCGCCGCGAGCAGCTCTACCGGCAGGGCCGCCCCGCCCCCGATCTGCGGGGACGTACGGTGATCGTCGTCGACGACGGCCTTGCGACCGGTGCCACGGCCCGGGCCGCGGTGCGTGCCGTACGGCGGCAGGCGCCCGAGCGGATCGTGCTGGCCGTGCCGGTCGGCTCACCCGAGGCGTCGGACCTGTTGCGCGCCGAGGCCGACGACGTGGTCTGCCTGTACCGTCCGGTCTCCTTCATGGCCGTCGGCCTGTGGTACGAGCACTTCGACCAGCTCACCGACCAGGACGTGCTCACCGCGCTGCACACGGGCGCCGCAGGGTAG
- a CDS encoding VOC family protein: MNADDRNLLGRGRVATRLPAQDLDRARRFYSEQLGLEPVDERPGGLLYRCGDTEFALFASSGASSGTFTQMGWQVDDVERVVAELRQRGVVFEEVDVPGIRTKDGIAEIEGNYPSKGARGERAAWFRDSEGNLLGIGEPVV, from the coding sequence ATGAACGCAGACGACAGGAACCTTCTCGGCCGCGGACGCGTGGCGACCAGGCTGCCGGCCCAGGACCTGGACAGGGCGCGGCGTTTCTACTCCGAACAGCTCGGTCTGGAGCCCGTCGATGAACGGCCCGGCGGGCTGCTGTACCGGTGCGGAGACACGGAGTTCGCACTGTTCGCGTCGTCGGGAGCCTCCTCCGGCACTTTCACCCAGATGGGATGGCAGGTCGACGACGTCGAGAGGGTGGTGGCGGAACTCAGGCAGCGCGGAGTGGTGTTCGAAGAGGTCGACGTGCCCGGGATCCGGACGAAGGACGGGATCGCCGAGATCGAGGGGAACTACCCGAGCAAGGGCGCGCGGGGTGAACGTGCTGCCTGGTTCCGTGACAGCGAGGGCAACCTGCTGGGCATCGGCGAGCCGGTCGTCTGA